In Corynebacterium matruchotii, a single genomic region encodes these proteins:
- a CDS encoding shikimate 5-dehydrogenase, producing MVNYVDRDTVLCISLAARPSNHGVRFHNWLYDKLGLNYLYKAVAPTDIAQAVAGIRGLGIRGAGVSMPYKQAVIPLVDELHPSAARIEAVNTIVNTDGRLVGYNTDYVAVADLLREHEVDPGLPVVVRGSGGMANAVVAAIADHGMTGTVVARNAATGQSLASRYGWSYSDAVPAGDLGLVVNVTPLGMAGADADVQSFSDAEIQRAQVVFDVVAFPVETPLIRAATRLGIPVITGGEVISRQAAAQFELYTGVRPTPEDVAAAEEYASA from the coding sequence ATGGTGAATTACGTCGACCGGGATACGGTTTTGTGCATTTCTTTGGCTGCTCGCCCTTCGAATCATGGGGTGCGGTTTCATAATTGGCTTTATGACAAGTTGGGGTTGAATTATTTATATAAGGCGGTGGCGCCGACGGATATTGCGCAGGCTGTGGCGGGTATTCGGGGTTTGGGTATTCGGGGAGCGGGGGTGTCGATGCCGTATAAGCAGGCGGTGATTCCGCTTGTCGACGAGTTACACCCTTCGGCGGCCCGGATCGAGGCGGTGAATACCATTGTCAATACGGATGGGCGATTGGTTGGGTACAACACAGACTATGTGGCGGTGGCGGACTTGTTGCGGGAGCACGAGGTGGATCCGGGCCTGCCGGTGGTGGTACGGGGGTCGGGCGGCATGGCGAATGCCGTGGTGGCCGCCATCGCGGATCATGGCATGACCGGCACGGTGGTGGCACGGAATGCGGCGACCGGCCAGTCATTGGCCTCGCGGTATGGGTGGTCGTATTCGGATGCGGTGCCGGCCGGGGACTTGGGGTTGGTGGTGAATGTGACCCCGTTGGGTATGGCTGGGGCGGATGCGGATGTGCAGTCGTTTAGCGATGCGGAGATTCAGCGTGCCCAGGTGGTGTTTGATGTGGTGGCGTTTCCGGTGGAGACCCCGTTGATTCGGGCGGCCACTCGGCTGGGGATACCGGTGATTACTGGTGGGGAGGTTATCAGCAGGCAGGCTGCGGCACAGTTTGAGCTCTATACCGGGGTGCGGCCAACGCCGGAGGATGTGGCCGCCGCGGAGGAGTACGCATCGGCATAG
- a CDS encoding membrane protein: MFKSRSKSQDSSNAVVVTDYVHSDPEALMQESGLVARWLVTGLDKAAKLQHKTIIKYVDRLKEKNPQATPAEIQAKLDKHFLLTITGTGAGAGVTAAIPAVGFVTGAAAVGVESLAFLDAATSYAVASAYLRGVDISNPERRKSIVLLSVVGSEGTPLATATMGTDSTIALLTRASTPKLSDLNKKMFNFAMKRISKSIRLAWLGKLMPLGIGAVLGSVANRKIGNNLIDHVAETLGPLPTSF, from the coding sequence ATGTTTAAGTCTCGGTCGAAGTCGCAGGATTCCTCGAATGCGGTTGTGGTGACCGATTATGTTCATTCGGATCCGGAAGCGTTGATGCAGGAGTCCGGGTTGGTGGCCAGGTGGTTGGTGACCGGTTTAGATAAGGCGGCGAAGCTGCAGCACAAGACGATTATAAAGTATGTGGATCGGCTGAAGGAGAAGAATCCACAGGCCACCCCGGCCGAGATTCAGGCGAAGTTGGATAAGCATTTCCTGTTGACGATCACCGGCACCGGCGCAGGCGCGGGTGTGACAGCGGCGATTCCGGCGGTGGGGTTTGTGACAGGGGCTGCCGCGGTCGGGGTGGAGTCGTTGGCGTTTTTGGATGCGGCAACGTCTTATGCGGTTGCCTCCGCATATTTGCGGGGGGTGGATATCAGCAACCCGGAGCGTCGTAAATCGATTGTGTTGTTGTCGGTGGTGGGTTCAGAGGGCACGCCGTTGGCGACTGCCACGATGGGGACGGATTCGACGATTGCGCTGCTCACTAGGGCTTCGACACCGAAGTTGAGCGATTTGAATAAGAAAATGTTCAACTTCGCCATGAAGCGCATCAGTAAATCCATTCGACTTGCGTGGTTGGGTAAGCTCATGCCGTTGGGGATTGGTGCCGTGCTAGGATCCGTTGCTAACCGTAAGATTGGCAATAATTTGATCGATCATGTGGCCGAAACCTTAGGGCCGCTTCCCACGAGTTTTTAG
- a CDS encoding ABC transporter ATP-binding protein, with protein MHVSSTLRQLWRTARKTPVTVALALISTLMVTLCDIIIPLITATAIDSATAADGGHSAGGVSITTVVVLLVVAALVRYLFQFGRRYTAGRLSNTVQHQLRVEILRSLQRLDGPGQDRLRTGQVVSRSISDLNLTQAMVAMMPLIVGHVLKIVITLGVMLWISPLLTLIAVVLLPLLAWLTMMSRPTLFAATWAAQQAVADLSTHVEETVSGIRVVKAFVQESREVATLRNAARVVYAQMMRAARLTARYRPLVQQIPNISLVLSIGVGGFLVLHGDMSIGVFVATSVYMVSLTAVVSMVAGMLVQLQLGMSSAARVFDLINIQPDTTTPPNPEPVPDGPLGIEVSGVDFTTNDQRVLSQCTMAVSPGETLVIVGPAAAGKTMLVQLLCGFYQPDSGSISLVDAAGRRTDYHSLDLANLRQAVACVFDEPFLYSATIRDNIDMGRGLTDDDIWAAARHAAIDRTIADLPNGLDTTVGEGGLTLSGGQRQRIALARALAGNPRILILDDATSAIDASTERTIFHNLTCHFADTTVIAIAHRHSTLDIADRIGLMEDGALTATGDLATMRQNHRFSHLMDLNFPSAAPAGDPIPFDDGPTEPGVDKLWPTVATMDARLTMSRTAMRTAAAMAGANPAAGGRGTTRGNMASTTMPATKELLARVDRLPPATATPKTITHSPTAKVTAGSLFYSVRWLLVLVVGLFTASVLTGLIIPSLIRHAIDRGVALGDETTMWRVTLVGLGVVLITWALTVATTIFTSLTGERLLYDLRIRSYTHLMRLPMRYFEATNTGTIMTRMTTDIDALNGFLQSGFTSAVVAITTLVGILILLAVTSIPLSLIALVGVPVIAAGTVVFRRVSTRLYARAREEISEVNALFHEAIAGLRTTQMHGMADKNLHRFTQVAARYRTTRIHTQTAVAIYFPGINAVSELISAAVLAVGVSLVAQGHLPTGVLVAFLLYLDRLYTPIQHLSQVFDSYGQAQVGFRRISALLAEPTEQAKPIESNPENTNAAVDARGPIRFDRVGFSYPGAAQPALRTVTFDIAPGSTVAVVGPTGAGKSTIVKLIERFYEPTEGVIRANTTNIKDLPMNEWRSAVGFVPQEAHLFTGTIAENIAYGRPTASQEEITDAARRVGALHAIAAIPGGFNARIGERGRGLSSGQRQLVALARAEMIHPQLLLLDEATATLDPATEKTIVAASNRVTQARTAVVVAHRLATARRADLILVVSDGVIVESGTHELLLSFGGSYATMWQGKTP; from the coding sequence ATGCATGTTTCTTCGACGCTGCGGCAGCTGTGGCGGACCGCACGGAAAACCCCCGTCACCGTGGCCTTGGCGTTGATATCCACGCTGATGGTCACGCTGTGTGACATCATCATTCCACTTATCACCGCCACCGCGATTGATAGCGCCACCGCGGCCGACGGCGGTCATTCCGCCGGTGGGGTGTCGATCACTACCGTTGTGGTGTTGCTGGTGGTGGCGGCGCTTGTGCGCTACCTGTTTCAGTTCGGTCGGCGCTACACGGCCGGCCGGTTATCGAACACTGTGCAGCACCAGTTGCGGGTGGAGATATTGCGCAGCCTGCAGCGTCTCGACGGCCCGGGGCAGGATCGGTTACGGACCGGGCAGGTGGTATCCCGGTCGATTTCTGACCTGAATTTGACGCAGGCCATGGTGGCCATGATGCCGCTGATCGTGGGCCATGTGCTCAAGATCGTTATCACGTTGGGGGTGATGTTGTGGATTTCCCCGCTGCTCACCCTGATTGCGGTGGTGTTGTTGCCCCTGTTGGCGTGGCTCACGATGATGTCCCGCCCCACCTTGTTTGCGGCGACGTGGGCCGCTCAGCAGGCCGTCGCGGACCTGTCGACTCACGTGGAGGAGACCGTCAGCGGCATTCGGGTGGTGAAGGCCTTCGTCCAGGAATCCCGGGAGGTGGCGACGCTGCGGAACGCCGCCCGGGTGGTGTATGCGCAAATGATGCGGGCCGCCCGGTTGACTGCCCGCTACCGGCCATTGGTGCAGCAAATACCGAATATATCTCTGGTGCTCAGCATTGGGGTGGGTGGCTTTCTGGTGTTGCACGGCGACATGAGCATTGGCGTGTTTGTGGCCACGAGCGTGTACATGGTGTCGCTTACCGCGGTGGTGTCCATGGTGGCGGGCATGCTGGTGCAGCTACAGCTCGGCATGTCGTCCGCCGCACGGGTGTTCGATCTCATAAATATCCAGCCTGACACTACCACCCCACCGAATCCCGAGCCAGTACCGGATGGGCCGCTCGGCATTGAAGTGTCGGGGGTGGATTTCACCACCAACGATCAACGCGTGTTATCGCAGTGCACCATGGCGGTATCGCCCGGGGAAACCCTGGTTATCGTGGGTCCAGCCGCCGCCGGGAAAACGATGCTCGTGCAACTATTATGCGGCTTCTACCAGCCCGATTCCGGCAGCATTTCACTTGTCGACGCCGCGGGCCGCCGCACCGACTACCACAGCCTGGATCTCGCCAACCTGCGGCAGGCTGTCGCATGCGTGTTCGATGAGCCGTTTCTGTATTCCGCCACTATCCGCGACAACATTGATATGGGCCGTGGCCTCACGGACGATGACATTTGGGCAGCCGCCCGCCACGCCGCCATAGACCGCACAATCGCCGACCTTCCGAACGGCCTCGACACCACTGTGGGCGAGGGTGGCCTTACGCTTTCCGGCGGCCAACGCCAACGCATCGCCCTGGCGCGGGCACTGGCCGGCAACCCGCGCATCCTCATTCTCGACGACGCCACCTCCGCCATCGACGCCAGCACCGAACGCACCATTTTCCACAACCTCACCTGTCACTTTGCCGACACCACCGTCATCGCCATCGCCCACCGGCACTCCACCCTCGACATCGCCGACCGGATAGGGCTCATGGAAGACGGCGCCCTCACCGCCACCGGTGACCTGGCCACCATGCGCCAAAATCACCGATTCAGCCACCTCATGGACCTGAACTTTCCCTCGGCGGCCCCCGCGGGCGACCCTATCCCCTTCGACGATGGCCCTACGGAGCCCGGCGTCGATAAGCTGTGGCCCACGGTCGCCACCATGGACGCACGGCTCACCATGTCACGGACCGCCATGCGCACCGCCGCCGCCATGGCCGGCGCGAACCCGGCTGCCGGCGGCCGGGGCACCACACGTGGCAACATGGCCTCAACCACCATGCCCGCCACCAAGGAACTCCTGGCCCGCGTCGACCGACTACCGCCCGCCACCGCAACCCCCAAAACCATCACCCACTCCCCCACCGCAAAGGTGACCGCCGGCTCACTGTTTTACTCCGTGCGATGGCTATTGGTCCTCGTCGTCGGCCTCTTCACCGCAAGCGTGCTCACCGGGCTGATCATCCCATCCCTCATCCGCCACGCCATCGACCGCGGTGTCGCCCTGGGAGACGAAACCACCATGTGGCGCGTCACCCTGGTCGGCCTTGGCGTTGTGCTCATCACCTGGGCGCTCACCGTCGCCACCACCATTTTCACCTCCCTCACCGGGGAACGCCTGCTCTACGATCTCCGCATCCGTTCGTACACGCATTTGATGCGCCTACCCATGCGCTATTTTGAGGCTACCAACACCGGCACCATCATGACCCGCATGACCACCGACATTGATGCCCTCAATGGTTTCCTGCAATCCGGGTTCACCTCCGCGGTCGTGGCCATCACCACTCTTGTCGGCATTCTCATACTGCTCGCCGTCACCAGCATCCCGCTGTCGCTCATCGCCCTGGTTGGCGTGCCCGTTATCGCCGCGGGCACGGTGGTGTTTCGGCGTGTCTCCACCCGGCTCTACGCCCGGGCCCGGGAGGAGATCAGCGAGGTCAACGCTCTATTTCATGAAGCCATCGCTGGGCTGCGCACCACCCAAATGCATGGAATGGCGGACAAAAACCTGCACCGCTTCACCCAGGTTGCCGCCCGCTACCGAACCACCCGCATTCACACGCAAACCGCGGTGGCCATCTACTTCCCGGGCATCAACGCGGTGAGCGAACTGATTTCCGCGGCGGTCCTCGCCGTGGGCGTCAGCTTGGTGGCCCAGGGGCACCTCCCCACCGGCGTGCTGGTGGCGTTTCTGCTGTACCTAGATCGGCTCTACACCCCCATCCAGCATTTAAGTCAGGTGTTCGACTCCTACGGGCAGGCGCAGGTGGGGTTCCGTCGTATCTCCGCCCTCCTCGCCGAACCCACCGAGCAGGCCAAACCGATAGAGTCCAACCCCGAAAACACGAACGCCGCAGTCGACGCCCGTGGACCTATCCGATTCGACCGTGTCGGCTTCTCTTACCCCGGCGCCGCCCAACCGGCCCTGCGCACCGTGACATTCGATATCGCGCCGGGCAGCACGGTGGCAGTCGTTGGCCCCACCGGCGCCGGCAAATCCACGATCGTCAAATTAATTGAACGATTCTATGAACCAACCGAGGGGGTCATCCGCGCAAACACCACAAACATCAAGGATTTACCTATGAATGAGTGGCGTTCTGCCGTGGGTTTCGTCCCCCAGGAAGCTCATCTGTTTACCGGAACCATCGCTGAGAACATTGCCTACGGCCGCCCCACAGCCAGCCAGGAGGAGATCACCGATGCTGCCCGCCGGGTGGGGGCACTGCACGCTATCGCCGCCATCCCCGGCGGGTTCAACGCCCGGATCGGCGAACGGGGCCGGGGGCTTTCCTCAGGACAGCGGCAGCTTGTGGCCTTGGCCCGGGCGGAAATGATTCACCCCCAATTGCTGCTTTTAGATGAAGCAACCGCCACCCTGGATCCGGCCACGGAAAAAACCATTGTGGCGGCGAGCAACCGGGTGACCCAGGCCCGAACCGCCGTGGTGGTAGCACATCGACTTGCCACGGCGAGGCGGGCGGATCTGATTTTAGTAGTGTCCGATGGCGTCATTGTGGAATCAGGCACACACGAATTATTACTTTCTTTTGGGGGTAGCTATGCCACAATGTGGCAGGGTAAGACGCCCTAA
- a CDS encoding multifunctional oxoglutarate decarboxylase/oxoglutarate dehydrogenase thiamine pyrophosphate-binding subunit/dihydrolipoyllysine-residue succinyltransferase subunit — MFQQFQRDPQSVDPEWRELFETTGTPSKPTTSNTNPFKQQQPPVTPRQTQAQQTANQPSLASSVQQLDPKEVATKADHLHIDEANKEEKREEEAKKLQQSPLGRVAKLPSPGEKTLKGVYKAIAKNMDESLEIPTATSVRDMPVKLMFENRAIINEHMQRTHGGKVSFTHIIGYALVKALMAHPDLNNHYDVINGKPTVITPEHINLGLAIDLPQKDGTRALVVAAIKECETLDFKTFVEKYEDIVRRSRKNQLTLDDFAGVTVSLTNPGGIGTRHSVPRLTKGQGTIIGVGAMDYPAEFAGASQDRLAELGVGKLVTITSTYDHRIIQGAESGEFLRTLSQLFVDDAFWDELFADMHIPYTPMRWSQDLPNTGLDKNTRVMQLIQAYRSRGHLIADVNPLHWVQPGMPVPEHSDLNIESHGLTIWDLDRRFHVGGFVGRETMTLREVLTKLRNAYTHKVGSEYTHILDRDERTWLQNRLEDGMPKPTPAEQKFIMQQLNSAEAFETFLQTKYVGQKRFSLEGAESLIPLMDSAIDTAAGQGLDEVVIGMPHRGRLNVLFNIVAKPLATIFNEFEGHIEPKAAGGSGDVKYHLGSEGTHLQMFGDGEIKVTLTANPSHLEAVNPVMEGIARAKQDMLDKGKSGYTVMPLLLHGDAAFAGLGIVPETINLAQLRGYTVGGTVHIVVNNQIGFTTTPDSGRSSHYATDLAKAFGCPVFHVNGDDPEAVVWVGKLATEYRRRFGKDVFIDMIAYRRRGHNEADDPSMTQPKMYELIDGRKTVREQYTEDLLGRGDLTKEDAEKIARDFHDQMESVFNEIKNSEKKAFTQQEGITAAQEIPHGLKTNITREELQEIGQAYATPPEGFTFHPRVAPVAKKRLESVTQGGIDWGWGELIAFSSLANQGKLVRLAGEDSRRGTFTQRHAVVYDSHTGEEFNSLNELAEAHGNGGKLLVYNSALTEYAGMGFEYGYSVGNQDAVVAWEAQFGDFANGAQTIIDEYVASGETKWGQKSSLILLLPHGYEGQGPDHSSARIERYLQMCAEGSMTVAQPTTPANYFHLLRRHALGNLKRPLVVFTPKSMLRMKTATSSVAEFTEVTKFQSVMNDPRFVDHKGTVVGDPNKVKTIMLVSGKLYYELAKRAEKDHRDDVAIIRLEMLYPLPFNRLREAFAVYPNATEIRFCQDEPANQGPWTFVNEHLPNFIPDLLPLKRVSRRAQASTATGLSKVHAVEQAVLLDEAFAQ, encoded by the coding sequence ATGTTCCAGCAGTTCCAAAGGGATCCCCAGTCGGTAGATCCCGAGTGGCGGGAGCTTTTCGAGACCACCGGCACGCCAAGCAAACCTACTACATCTAATACCAATCCCTTCAAGCAACAGCAACCACCGGTCACGCCCCGCCAAACGCAGGCCCAGCAGACCGCCAATCAGCCCAGTCTGGCCAGTTCGGTGCAGCAGCTGGACCCCAAGGAGGTCGCAACCAAGGCCGATCATCTTCATATTGACGAGGCGAATAAGGAAGAAAAGCGGGAGGAAGAAGCTAAGAAGCTCCAGCAATCCCCCTTGGGTCGCGTCGCAAAGCTACCAAGTCCCGGCGAGAAAACCCTCAAGGGCGTGTATAAAGCCATCGCTAAAAACATGGATGAGTCGCTGGAGATTCCCACGGCCACCTCGGTCCGGGACATGCCGGTCAAACTCATGTTCGAGAACCGGGCGATTATTAATGAGCATATGCAGCGCACGCACGGTGGTAAGGTGTCGTTTACACATATCATCGGCTATGCGCTGGTCAAGGCGCTGATGGCTCACCCGGATCTGAATAATCATTATGACGTGATAAACGGCAAGCCGACAGTCATCACTCCGGAGCATATTAATCTGGGGTTAGCGATCGACCTGCCGCAAAAGGACGGCACCCGTGCGCTCGTGGTGGCAGCCATTAAGGAGTGCGAGACCCTCGACTTTAAGACGTTTGTCGAAAAATATGAGGACATCGTGCGCCGGAGCCGGAAGAACCAGCTCACGCTGGATGATTTCGCTGGTGTTACGGTCTCTCTCACGAACCCGGGTGGCATCGGTACCCGCCACTCGGTGCCGCGGCTCACTAAGGGGCAGGGCACGATCATTGGTGTGGGTGCCATGGATTATCCGGCGGAATTTGCCGGGGCTTCGCAGGACCGACTGGCCGAGCTGGGCGTGGGCAAACTGGTCACGATCACATCCACATACGATCACCGGATTATTCAGGGAGCGGAATCCGGCGAGTTTTTACGCACCCTGAGCCAACTCTTCGTTGACGATGCGTTTTGGGATGAATTATTTGCTGACATGCACATCCCCTACACGCCCATGCGCTGGTCGCAGGATTTACCGAACACCGGTTTAGACAAAAACACCCGGGTCATGCAGCTCATTCAGGCATACCGGTCCCGCGGCCACCTCATTGCCGATGTCAACCCACTCCACTGGGTCCAGCCGGGCATGCCGGTCCCCGAACACTCCGACCTCAACATTGAGTCTCATGGCCTCACGATTTGGGACCTGGACCGTCGCTTCCACGTGGGTGGCTTTGTGGGCCGCGAAACCATGACTCTGCGTGAGGTGTTAACGAAACTCCGCAATGCCTACACGCACAAGGTAGGTTCGGAATACACCCATATTCTGGACCGGGACGAACGCACCTGGCTGCAGAATCGCCTGGAAGACGGCATGCCCAAGCCCACCCCGGCGGAGCAAAAATTCATTATGCAGCAGCTGAACTCCGCAGAGGCGTTCGAAACCTTCCTGCAAACCAAGTACGTGGGCCAAAAACGGTTCTCGCTGGAAGGTGCCGAGTCGCTCATTCCACTCATGGACTCCGCTATCGACACCGCCGCAGGTCAGGGCCTGGACGAGGTGGTTATCGGCATGCCGCACCGGGGCCGGTTGAATGTGCTCTTTAATATTGTGGCGAAACCATTGGCCACGATCTTTAACGAGTTCGAAGGCCACATTGAGCCCAAGGCAGCCGGCGGTTCGGGCGACGTGAAATACCACCTGGGTTCCGAGGGCACGCACCTGCAGATGTTCGGCGATGGTGAAATCAAGGTGACGCTCACCGCGAACCCGTCGCACCTGGAGGCAGTCAACCCGGTCATGGAGGGCATCGCCCGCGCCAAGCAAGACATGCTGGACAAGGGCAAGAGTGGATACACGGTCATGCCGCTATTGCTGCACGGTGATGCCGCATTCGCCGGCCTGGGTATCGTTCCCGAAACCATTAACCTAGCACAATTGCGGGGCTATACCGTGGGCGGCACCGTACACATTGTGGTGAACAACCAAATCGGCTTTACCACTACCCCCGATTCGGGGCGTTCGAGCCACTATGCAACGGACTTAGCAAAGGCATTTGGCTGCCCCGTCTTCCATGTCAATGGCGACGATCCCGAAGCCGTCGTATGGGTTGGCAAACTCGCTACCGAGTATCGGCGGCGGTTCGGCAAGGACGTCTTTATCGACATGATCGCCTACCGACGCCGCGGGCACAACGAAGCCGACGACCCATCAATGACCCAGCCCAAGATGTATGAGCTTATCGACGGCCGCAAGACCGTTCGTGAACAGTACACCGAGGACCTCCTTGGCCGTGGCGACCTGACCAAGGAAGACGCCGAAAAGATCGCCCGCGACTTCCACGACCAGATGGAATCGGTGTTCAACGAGATCAAGAACTCGGAGAAAAAGGCCTTTACCCAGCAGGAAGGCATCACCGCCGCCCAGGAAATCCCGCATGGCCTCAAGACCAATATCACCCGGGAAGAGCTGCAAGAAATCGGCCAGGCCTACGCCACCCCGCCGGAGGGCTTCACCTTCCACCCGCGGGTGGCACCTGTTGCGAAGAAACGCCTGGAGTCCGTCACCCAGGGCGGCATCGACTGGGGTTGGGGCGAGCTCATTGCCTTCTCCTCTCTGGCAAACCAGGGCAAACTGGTGCGGCTGGCCGGCGAAGACTCCCGGCGCGGCACATTCACCCAACGGCACGCCGTCGTCTACGACTCCCACACAGGCGAAGAATTTAATAGCCTTAACGAATTAGCGGAGGCGCACGGTAACGGCGGCAAACTGCTGGTTTATAACTCTGCCCTAACAGAATATGCGGGTATGGGTTTTGAATACGGTTATTCGGTGGGGAACCAGGATGCCGTGGTGGCGTGGGAGGCCCAGTTTGGTGACTTCGCCAATGGCGCCCAAACCATCATCGACGAATATGTGGCCTCTGGGGAAACCAAGTGGGGTCAGAAGTCTTCCCTGATTCTGCTGCTCCCCCATGGTTATGAGGGCCAGGGCCCGGATCACTCGTCGGCCCGGATTGAACGGTATCTGCAAATGTGCGCCGAGGGCAGCATGACGGTGGCGCAGCCCACCACCCCGGCGAACTATTTCCACCTGCTGCGACGACACGCCTTGGGTAATTTGAAGCGGCCGCTGGTAGTGTTCACCCCGAAGTCAATGCTGCGCATGAAGACGGCCACGAGTTCGGTGGCGGAGTTCACCGAGGTGACGAAGTTCCAGTCGGTTATGAATGATCCGCGGTTTGTGGACCATAAGGGCACGGTTGTGGGCGACCCGAACAAGGTGAAGACCATCATGCTGGTGTCCGGCAAGTTGTATTACGAACTGGCCAAACGTGCAGAGAAGGATCACCGGGATGATGTGGCCATCATCCGCCTGGAGATGTTGTATCCGTTGCCGTTTAATCGGCTGCGGGAGGCGTTTGCGGTCTATCCGAATGCGACGGAGATTCGGTTCTGCCAGGATGAGCCGGCAAACCAGGGCCCGTGGACGTTTGTGAATGAGCATTTGCCGAATTTCATCCCGGATTTGTTGCCGTTGAAGCGGGTATCGCGTCGGGCCCAGGCGTCGACGGCAACCGGGTTGTCGAAGGTGCATGCCGTGGAGCAGGCGGTCTTGCTGGATGAGGCATTTGCCCAGTGA
- a CDS encoding general stress protein has protein sequence MPPQPAESRPRPAGWPVGSFSTYDKAQAAVDMLSDKQFDVSNITIVGLDLMEVERVTGRLTWPRVILNGVVSGSWLGLFFGLLLGIMDGTNWLGSIILGVGMGIVFSVVTASVSYAMQGGRRDFSSATHIVAGRYDVLCDPHSAPQARDLISEFIAAGH, from the coding sequence ATGCCCCCACAACCAGCAGAATCCCGCCCCCGCCCCGCAGGCTGGCCCGTCGGCTCGTTTAGCACATATGATAAAGCCCAGGCCGCGGTAGATATGCTTTCCGATAAACAATTCGACGTGTCCAACATAACCATTGTGGGGCTCGATCTCATGGAAGTCGAACGGGTGACCGGCAGACTCACCTGGCCCCGGGTGATTCTCAACGGTGTTGTCTCCGGCAGTTGGTTGGGGTTATTCTTCGGCCTGCTGTTAGGAATCATGGACGGCACCAATTGGCTGGGCTCCATCATTCTTGGTGTGGGCATGGGCATAGTGTTTTCCGTCGTCACCGCCAGCGTTTCCTACGCCATGCAGGGCGGCCGCCGCGATTTCTCCTCCGCCACCCACATCGTTGCCGGGCGTTACGACGTGTTGTGTGACCCCCACTCAGCCCCGCAAGCCCGCGACCTGATTAGCGAGTTCATCGCCGCCGGGCATTAG
- a CDS encoding magnesium transporter MgtE N-terminal domain-containing protein produces MSEVTRVYAGRLAGMVVRGPETDVIGRVRDVVVNVRPAGHQSRVLGLVVEMTNKRRIFLPMLRIASIDPHEIMLVSGSVSLRAFKPRTGELTIMGDIIGAKVQVDDPDLPKIHAKPVEVADIEIERTRTRDWAISAVAVISERAKFGRRTEILIASWRHVHGITAAGVGISDAAAELLAEFEDMRPADVATALYELPESQRHSVASELDDERLADILQEMSEDRQAELLDTLGIERAAEILEEMDPDDAADLLFELDDQKADVLLELMDPEESAPVRRLMSFSPDTVGALMTTEPLILDAQTTVAEALAHAANPDLPTSLASMVFVARPPTATPTGKFLGCVHLQKLLRVPPSTLVSAALDPELPPLYADDSQETAARYFATYNLVCGPVIDNDGHLLGAVAVDDLLDHLLPDDWRDTGIRPRGEEK; encoded by the coding sequence ATGAGTGAAGTGACTCGGGTGTACGCGGGACGGCTTGCGGGCATGGTGGTGCGGGGGCCGGAAACAGATGTGATCGGCCGGGTGCGTGACGTGGTGGTGAATGTGCGGCCGGCCGGGCATCAATCCCGCGTGTTGGGGCTGGTGGTGGAGATGACGAATAAGCGCCGCATTTTCCTGCCCATGCTGCGTATCGCCTCTATCGACCCACACGAAATCATGCTGGTGTCGGGGTCGGTTTCGTTGCGGGCGTTTAAACCCCGCACCGGTGAGCTCACGATCATGGGGGACATTATCGGGGCGAAGGTGCAGGTGGATGACCCGGATTTACCGAAAATCCATGCGAAACCCGTCGAGGTGGCCGACATTGAGATTGAGCGCACCCGCACCCGCGATTGGGCGATCAGTGCGGTGGCGGTCATTAGCGAGCGGGCAAAATTCGGCCGCCGCACCGAAATACTCATCGCATCGTGGAGGCATGTGCATGGCATCACCGCCGCCGGGGTGGGGATTTCCGACGCTGCCGCCGAGCTGCTCGCCGAGTTCGAAGACATGCGGCCCGCCGACGTTGCCACCGCTTTATACGAGCTTCCCGAATCGCAGCGGCATAGTGTTGCCAGCGAGCTTGACGACGAGCGCCTCGCGGACATTCTTCAAGAAATGAGCGAGGACCGTCAGGCGGAACTGTTAGACACCTTAGGTATTGAGCGGGCCGCCGAGATTTTGGAGGAAATGGACCCGGATGATGCCGCCGACCTACTGTTCGAACTCGACGATCAGAAAGCCGACGTGCTGCTAGAGCTCATGGACCCGGAAGAGTCCGCCCCGGTGCGGCGGCTCATGAGCTTCAGCCCGGACACGGTGGGGGCGCTCATGACCACCGAACCGCTCATTTTGGATGCGCAAACCACCGTTGCCGAGGCGTTGGCGCACGCCGCCAACCCGGATCTGCCCACGTCACTGGCTTCTATGGTGTTTGTGGCCCGGCCGCCTACAGCCACCCCAACCGGCAAGTTTTTAGGATGCGTGCATTTGCAGAAACTCCTGCGGGTGCCGCCATCAACCCTGGTGTCGGCCGCCCTCGACCCGGAACTACCCCCACTCTATGCTGATGATTCCCAGGAAACCGCGGCCCGGTATTTCGCTACTTATAATCTAGTGTGTGGCCCGGTCATTGATAATGATGGGCATTTATTGGGTGCGGTGGCGGTGGATGATCTCCTCGATCACCTGCTGCCTGATGATTGGCGTGATACCGGCATCCGACCGCGCGGCGAAGAAAAATAA